The Sphaerospermopsis torques-reginae ITEP-024 genome has a window encoding:
- a CDS encoding type I polyketide synthase gives MSADSINTALAELESLINSCEKDLIKFIEERKMNPENQMSTHKINRQLQQNPIAIVGMASLLPQARNLRQYWANIVNKADCITDVPETHWSVKDYYDPNPRTPEDKTYCKRGGFIPEVDFNPMEFGIPPSILEVTDVSQLLSLVVAKEAMEDAGYGESRDFNRENVGVILGVAMAKQLGMPLSARLEYPVWEKVLKSSGLSDEDTQKIVEKIKSAYVKWDENAFPGMLANVVAGRIANRLNFGGMNCVVDAACASSFGALKMAISELVEHRSDMMLTGGVDTDNTIMAYISFSKTPAVSPSENVKPFDAKSDGMMLGEGIAMLVLKRLEDAQRDSDKIYAVIKGIGTSSDGRYKSIYAPRKEGQVKALERAYNDAGFSPATVGLMEAHGTGTMAGDPTEFASLHSFFSQYDNKKQHIALGSVKSQIGHTKAAAGAASLVKTALALHHKILPPTINITEPNPKLDIENSSFYLNTETRPWIRAEGEAPRRAGVSSFGFGGTNYHVVLEEYQGEQQEAYRLHNVASEMLLFATNPSELINKLEATFNNLQSNEGDRYYSQLVQESQALSIPKTAARIGFVAENKAEACKLLKVSIDLLKNKQSVTSWEHPQGIYYRASGIELAGKVVALFSGQGSQYLEMGREAVMNFPALRRLYGLMDGLLIKDNLQPISEVVFPHPTFNEAEKNSQIAALQRTEYAQPAIGVFSAGLYSIFQQAGFKSDFTAGHSFGELTALWAAGVLSEEDYLYLVKSRGQAMAAPKDPDHDAGSMLAVKEDISKVEAVLKNFPKIAIANFNSPTQIVLAGPTAEIQKIHQKFQELGYGAVPLPVSAAFHTPLIAFAQKSFAIATKSVAFQNPKVPVFSNVTGKQYPQEPSAIQRVLESHLSSSVHFKQEIENIYAGGGYCFVEFGPKRILTNLVKDILGERPHITISLNPSTQKNSDRSLREAAVQLRVIGMALGNLDPYQLPETLPTKETKKALNVKLRGINYVSEKTKNAFTEALNDGFKIQGAQEVKEVQTVKIIEESKTLEIKDSKTLEIPKAVLPVVSSSNGSNGNGNGNGNGNGNKKTPVITSLQTVSQVSQMNPATSINSNPATKEKLPTVTYALAESLGGNMEKPDKNTNFQQVLESLENLLNQFQNNQSDNLEIHGTYLNHQMEYAKTFFQLMQQQNALLMNSQAAETAQIKQSIMESFERSMMQFHNQQAETLRIHEQYLREQVEYTKNFFQLIQQEYSLLIDGTETTPVIPPQFTETHTQSLREFIPQNPEPTITETVVTPVNKIVETPEPVIETVTQTAPVIEQVPITKIAEPVIETPTPVAELVAPVALISEPTKPAVNIDELGKNLLAITSEKTGYPIEMLEFDMDMEADLGIDSIKRVEILGGLQELYPDLPKPNLEELAEKRTIGQIVEYLGKQVAVNSSEVKNEVKGDSLQVTEEVTVDRLQVTEEVTGYRLQVTEIEEVKQDLVIIPQSPVLSTEHPDIAETLLRITSEKTGYPVEMLELDMDMEADLGIDSIKRVEILGGMQEAYPDLPKPNIEELGDLRTIGQIVNYLQKLVAGEKKKLDSYQIEPQIETIEKVVDLTPPLPADPNLPRRPAKLKTLPRPDFWECKLPEEHIGLITDDGSLTTTKLAHALIEKGWKVVVLSFPQSIVPEQSPLPVGVTRLTLANMSEEHLQLLLQSITIQHGKIGAFIHLHPQFTTANLGYSETEKAIVKHIFLMAKHLKQSLNTAADLEGRVSFCTVAHLDGAFGLDYTENFGIIGAGLFGLTKSLRWEWPKVFLRAIDLHPNLDPHQSAEYIVAELHDSNRYIGEVGYSSKGRVTLIAEAE, from the coding sequence ATGTCTGCTGATTCAATTAATACTGCCTTGGCAGAGTTAGAGAGCCTAATTAACAGTTGTGAAAAGGATTTGATTAAGTTTATAGAGGAAAGAAAAATGAACCCAGAAAATCAAATGTCAACTCACAAAATTAACAGACAACTGCAACAAAATCCTATCGCTATTGTCGGTATGGCTTCTCTATTGCCACAAGCTAGAAACCTTAGACAATACTGGGCAAATATTGTTAATAAAGCTGACTGTATTACTGATGTTCCTGAAACTCATTGGAGTGTCAAAGATTATTACGATCCTAACCCCAGAACTCCAGAGGATAAAACCTATTGTAAACGTGGTGGTTTTATTCCTGAAGTTGATTTTAACCCGATGGAATTTGGGATTCCTCCCAGCATTTTAGAAGTTACTGATGTATCACAACTATTAAGTTTAGTAGTTGCTAAAGAAGCAATGGAAGATGCTGGTTATGGTGAATCTCGTGATTTTAACAGGGAAAATGTGGGGGTAATTTTAGGTGTGGCAATGGCTAAACAATTGGGTATGCCATTATCAGCCAGATTAGAATACCCTGTTTGGGAAAAAGTTCTTAAAAGTAGCGGTTTATCTGACGAAGATACTCAGAAAATCGTCGAAAAAATTAAGAGTGCTTACGTTAAATGGGATGAAAACGCATTCCCTGGAATGTTAGCCAATGTTGTGGCTGGACGTATTGCCAACCGTCTCAATTTTGGCGGTATGAATTGTGTAGTTGATGCTGCTTGTGCTAGTTCCTTTGGTGCTTTGAAAATGGCTATTAGTGAACTGGTAGAACATCGCAGCGATATGATGTTAACCGGTGGTGTAGATACCGATAACACCATCATGGCTTACATTTCTTTTAGCAAAACTCCGGCGGTTTCTCCTAGCGAAAATGTCAAACCTTTTGATGCCAAATCAGATGGAATGATGTTAGGTGAAGGGATCGCTATGTTAGTTCTCAAACGCTTAGAAGATGCCCAAAGAGATAGCGATAAAATCTATGCTGTAATTAAAGGTATTGGTACTTCTAGCGATGGTCGCTATAAGAGTATTTATGCACCACGAAAAGAAGGACAAGTTAAAGCCTTAGAACGTGCTTATAATGATGCTGGTTTTTCACCGGCAACTGTGGGTTTAATGGAAGCTCACGGTACGGGAACAATGGCGGGAGATCCTACAGAATTTGCATCTTTGCATAGTTTCTTTAGTCAATATGATAATAAGAAACAGCATATTGCTTTAGGTAGTGTAAAATCCCAAATTGGACATACAAAAGCCGCCGCCGGTGCAGCTAGTTTAGTGAAAACTGCCCTAGCTTTACATCACAAGATTTTACCACCAACTATCAATATTACTGAACCAAATCCTAAGCTGGATATTGAAAATTCATCCTTTTATTTAAACACTGAAACTAGACCTTGGATACGTGCAGAAGGTGAAGCACCAAGACGTGCGGGTGTAAGTTCCTTTGGTTTTGGTGGCACTAACTATCACGTAGTGTTGGAAGAATATCAAGGGGAACAACAAGAGGCTTATCGTTTACATAATGTGGCAAGTGAAATGTTATTATTTGCTACCAATCCTAGTGAATTAATCAATAAGTTAGAAGCAACTTTTAATAATTTGCAATCTAACGAAGGCGATAGATATTACTCGCAATTAGTTCAAGAATCTCAAGCTTTAAGTATTCCTAAAACTGCTGCCAGAATTGGTTTTGTTGCTGAGAATAAAGCAGAGGCTTGTAAGTTACTAAAGGTTAGTATTGACTTACTGAAAAATAAACAATCTGTAACTTCTTGGGAACATCCTCAAGGGATTTATTACCGTGCTTCTGGTATAGAATTAGCTGGAAAAGTTGTAGCTTTATTCTCTGGTCAAGGTTCTCAATACCTGGAAATGGGTAGAGAAGCGGTGATGAATTTCCCAGCTTTAAGAAGGTTGTATGGGTTGATGGATGGGTTGTTAATTAAAGATAATTTGCAGCCTATTTCGGAAGTTGTTTTCCCCCATCCAACTTTTAATGAAGCTGAGAAAAACTCCCAAATTGCAGCTTTACAAAGAACAGAATATGCACAGCCGGCGATTGGTGTTTTTAGTGCCGGTTTGTATTCTATTTTCCAACAAGCTGGGTTTAAATCTGATTTTACTGCCGGTCATAGTTTTGGTGAATTAACCGCTTTGTGGGCAGCGGGAGTGTTGAGTGAAGAAGATTATTTGTACTTGGTTAAGTCTAGAGGACAGGCGATGGCCGCACCGAAAGATCCTGACCATGATGCAGGTAGTATGTTAGCGGTGAAAGAAGATATCAGCAAAGTGGAAGCAGTGCTGAAGAATTTCCCAAAAATTGCGATCGCTAATTTCAATTCTCCCACTCAAATTGTTTTAGCTGGTCCAACTGCGGAAATTCAAAAAATTCACCAGAAATTTCAAGAGTTAGGATATGGTGCTGTACCTTTACCAGTTTCCGCAGCTTTCCACACACCATTAATTGCCTTTGCACAGAAATCCTTTGCCATTGCAACTAAATCTGTTGCGTTCCAAAATCCCAAAGTTCCCGTTTTTAGTAACGTTACTGGTAAACAATATCCCCAAGAACCTTCAGCCATTCAAAGAGTATTAGAAAGTCATCTTTCTAGCTCAGTTCACTTCAAACAAGAGATAGAAAATATCTATGCTGGTGGTGGTTATTGCTTCGTAGAATTTGGACCAAAACGCATTCTTACCAACTTGGTAAAAGATATTTTGGGTGAGCGTCCACATATTACTATTTCTCTCAATCCTAGTACACAGAAAAATAGCGATCGCTCTCTCAGAGAAGCAGCAGTACAACTGCGGGTAATTGGTATGGCTTTAGGTAATCTTGACCCCTATCAACTACCAGAAACATTACCCACCAAAGAAACCAAAAAAGCCTTAAACGTCAAACTCAGAGGCATTAACTACGTTTCCGAAAAAACCAAAAACGCCTTTACAGAAGCATTAAATGACGGCTTCAAAATTCAAGGAGCGCAAGAAGTTAAAGAAGTTCAAACAGTGAAAATAATTGAGGAATCTAAAACTTTAGAAATTAAAGATTCTAAAACTTTAGAAATTCCCAAGGCTGTACTTCCTGTAGTTTCTTCTAGCAATGGAAGCAACGGAAACGGCAACGGCAATGGTAACGGTAACGGCAACAAAAAAACACCAGTAATTACTTCTTTGCAAACAGTTTCTCAAGTTTCTCAGATGAATCCTGCTACATCTATAAATTCAAATCCAGCCACCAAAGAAAAATTACCTACAGTGACTTATGCGCTGGCAGAGAGTCTAGGAGGGAACATGGAAAAACCAGATAAAAACACCAACTTTCAACAGGTTTTGGAAAGTTTAGAAAACCTCCTCAACCAGTTTCAAAATAATCAAAGTGATAACTTAGAAATTCACGGTACATATCTAAATCATCAAATGGAATATGCGAAAACATTTTTCCAATTGATGCAGCAACAAAACGCCCTGTTAATGAACAGTCAAGCTGCCGAAACTGCCCAAATTAAACAATCAATCATGGAAAGTTTCGAGCGCAGCATGATGCAATTTCACAACCAACAAGCCGAAACTCTCCGCATCCATGAACAATATTTACGGGAACAAGTAGAATACACCAAAAACTTCTTCCAACTCATTCAACAAGAATATTCATTACTAATTGACGGTACAGAAACCACACCCGTCATTCCCCCACAATTTACCGAAACACACACCCAAAGTTTACGGGAATTTATCCCCCAAAACCCAGAACCAACTATTACAGAAACAGTAGTTACTCCTGTTAACAAAATAGTAGAAACTCCTGAACCAGTCATAGAAACTGTAACTCAAACTGCACCTGTAATAGAACAAGTTCCCATTACAAAAATTGCTGAACCTGTAATCGAAACACCTACCCCAGTTGCAGAACTAGTTGCACCTGTAGCATTAATTTCTGAGCCAACAAAACCCGCAGTTAATATTGATGAACTAGGTAAAAATCTCCTAGCAATTACTAGCGAAAAAACAGGTTATCCCATCGAAATGTTAGAATTTGACATGGACATGGAAGCCGACCTGGGAATTGACTCCATCAAACGGGTAGAAATATTAGGAGGATTGCAAGAATTATATCCTGATTTACCCAAACCAAACTTAGAAGAACTGGCAGAAAAACGCACCATTGGTCAAATAGTTGAATATCTAGGAAAGCAGGTTGCGGTTAACAGTTCAGAAGTTAAAAATGAGGTGAAAGGTGACAGTTTACAGGTGACAGAAGAAGTGACAGTTGACAGGTTACAGGTGACAGAAGAGGTGACAGGTTACAGGTTACAGGTGACAGAAATAGAGGAAGTAAAACAAGATTTAGTCATTATTCCCCAGTCCCCAGTCCTCAGTACCGAACACCCGGATATAGCCGAAACCCTGTTAAGAATTACCAGTGAAAAAACAGGCTATCCAGTAGAAATGTTAGAACTAGACATGGACATGGAAGCCGACCTGGGAATAGACTCCATTAAACGGGTAGAAATATTAGGAGGAATGCAAGAAGCATACCCCGATTTACCCAAACCAAACATCGAAGAATTAGGCGACCTGCGGACAATTGGACAGATAGTTAACTACCTCCAAAAACTGGTGGCAGGTGAAAAAAAAAAGCTTGATTCTTACCAGATAGAACCACAAATAGAAACAATAGAAAAAGTGGTGGACTTAACCCCACCACTACCAGCAGACCCAAATTTACCCCGTCGTCCAGCCAAACTCAAAACATTACCCAGACCTGATTTTTGGGAATGTAAATTACCAGAAGAACACATTGGATTAATCACAGATGACGGTTCTTTAACTACCACAAAATTAGCTCACGCGCTAATAGAAAAAGGTTGGAAAGTAGTAGTTTTAAGTTTCCCCCAATCAATAGTTCCCGAACAGTCGCCTTTACCAGTAGGAGTTACCCGCCTCACCTTAGCAAACATGAGTGAAGAACACCTACAACTACTACTGCAAAGTATCACTATTCAACATGGAAAGATTGGGGCATTTATTCACCTACATCCACAATTCACAACAGCAAATCTCGGCTATTCAGAAACAGAAAAAGCGATTGTAAAACACATCTTTTTGATGGCAAAACATCTCAAACAATCGCTCAACACAGCCGCCGATTTAGAAGGAAGAGTTAGCTTTTGTACAGTTGCCCATCTTGACGGTGCATTTGGATTAGACTACACAGAAAACTTCGGAATTATCGGTGCAGGATTATTTGGATTAACCAAAAGTTTGAGATGGGAATGGCCAAAAGTATTCTTGAGAGCAATTGATTTACATCCCAACTTAGACCCACACCAATCAGCAGAATATATAGTAGCAGAATTGCACGATTCTAACCGATATATTGGTGAAGTTGGTTATAGCTCAAAGGGAAGAGTAACACTCATAGCTGAAGCCGAATAA
- a CDS encoding SDR family NAD(P)-dependent oxidoreductase — translation MTATLQVSPSSVFVVSGGAKGITAQCTIKLAQNQPCKFILLGRSEITEEPDYARNCLEDAALKKRIMENLISQGEKPTPMMVQKIFNQITSSREIKKTLAAIEAAGGKAEYISVDVTDTVALQEKLNTVAQKFGQITGIIHGAGNLADKLIEKKTSEDFEKVYTAKVQGLQNLLNCIHPEQLQHLVLFSSVTGFYGNIGQSDYAIANEILNKSAHQFKKHYPQTHVVAINWGGWDSGMVTPQLKKAFAERGIDIIPVEIGTQMLVNELHPAFQNQSQVVIGSPMNLPPTPLESDLKSYRLRRRMTLAENPFLYDHTIAGVQVLPATCAMSWMIHACEEIYPGYHYLNCREFKVLKGISFNSTLADEYILEIQELAKADGEFIDFQTKILSKNAQGKTHFHFSAIIKVVGKVPEAPIYQGLNLTEDNIITTIGKGFYQNGDSSLFHGPAFQEITRVLNVNPDKITAECCWQEISAQAQGQFPVKTHNPYTTDISTQSLWIWLNHFHQEVCLPGQLTYSEQFLAVPCNSPFYVSCEVENKTDTGVTANFILHSREGKIYSQILGAKAVIWPMKMLSKK, via the coding sequence ATGACAGCAACACTTCAAGTTAGCCCATCATCTGTATTTGTTGTCAGTGGTGGAGCAAAGGGAATCACTGCACAATGCACAATTAAATTAGCACAAAATCAACCTTGTAAGTTTATTCTTTTGGGTCGTTCAGAAATTACAGAAGAACCAGATTATGCGCGTAATTGTTTAGAAGATGCAGCTTTGAAAAAAAGGATCATGGAAAATTTGATTTCTCAAGGTGAGAAACCAACGCCCATGATGGTACAAAAGATATTTAATCAAATTACTTCCAGCAGAGAAATTAAAAAGACTTTAGCAGCAATTGAAGCAGCAGGGGGAAAGGCTGAATATATCAGTGTTGATGTCACCGATACAGTAGCATTACAAGAAAAACTCAATACTGTTGCTCAAAAGTTTGGGCAAATTACAGGTATTATTCACGGTGCTGGAAATTTAGCAGATAAGTTAATTGAAAAGAAAACATCTGAGGATTTTGAAAAGGTTTATACTGCTAAGGTGCAAGGTTTACAAAATTTACTTAATTGTATTCATCCTGAACAATTACAGCATTTAGTTTTGTTTTCTTCTGTGACTGGTTTTTATGGGAATATTGGTCAAAGTGATTATGCTATAGCTAATGAAATTCTCAATAAATCAGCCCACCAATTTAAAAAACATTATCCTCAAACTCATGTAGTTGCTATTAACTGGGGTGGTTGGGATAGTGGGATGGTGACACCACAATTAAAAAAAGCATTTGCTGAACGCGGAATTGATATTATTCCCGTAGAAATCGGTACACAAATGTTAGTGAATGAACTCCATCCCGCTTTTCAAAATCAATCTCAGGTGGTGATTGGTAGTCCCATGAATTTACCACCCACACCCCTAGAAAGCGACCTAAAAAGTTATCGTCTTCGTAGACGGATGACTTTAGCAGAAAATCCCTTTTTATATGATCATACCATTGCCGGGGTGCAAGTATTACCTGCTACCTGTGCTATGTCTTGGATGATTCATGCTTGTGAAGAAATTTATCCCGGATATCACTACTTAAACTGTCGAGAATTTAAGGTTTTAAAAGGTATATCCTTTAATTCTACCCTGGCAGATGAATACATTTTAGAAATTCAAGAACTTGCCAAAGCTGATGGTGAATTTATTGACTTTCAAACCAAAATATTAAGTAAAAATGCTCAAGGTAAAACCCATTTTCACTTCTCTGCTATTATTAAAGTAGTGGGGAAAGTTCCAGAAGCACCAATTTATCAAGGATTGAATTTAACAGAAGATAATATTATTACCACCATAGGTAAAGGATTTTATCAAAATGGTGATTCATCCTTATTTCATGGACCAGCATTCCAGGAAATTACCAGGGTATTAAATGTTAACCCTGATAAAATTACTGCTGAATGTTGTTGGCAAGAAATATCAGCCCAAGCACAGGGACAATTTCCCGTAAAAACCCATAATCCTTATACTACAGACATCAGCACTCAGTCGCTTTGGATATGGTTAAATCACTTTCATCAAGAAGTATGTTTACCAGGACAATTAACCTATTCAGAACAATTTTTAGCTGTTCCTTGTAACTCACCATTTTATGTTTCCTGTGAAGTGGAAAATAAAACAGATACAGGTGTAACCGCCAATTTTATCTTACATAGTCGAGAAGGGAAAATCTACTCCCAAATTTTAGGAGCAAAAGCAGTAATTTGGCCGATGAAAATGTTAAGTAAGAAGTAA
- a CDS encoding polyketide synthase — translation MEKIAIIGLSCLFPDANNPEQFWQNLSAEKDSTSDISVTELGLDPSIFYDTTKGKPEKFYFLKGGFIRNFDFNPKEYNLPGEFVQSLDNTFKWSLYAAKQAIINSGYWGNESALSECGVILGTLALPTKASNQLFAPIYQQTIQPAISELLQEKDFRLGGTLTAAKASPYNAMVSGLPAAIISRAFNLSGTHFCIDAACSSSFYAIKLASHYLQSGKADLMLAGAISCSDPLFLRMLFSGIQGYPENGISRPLDKSSRGLITSEGIGMVMLKRYSDAVRDGDKILATICGNGLSNDGKGKHLLSPNAQGQMTAYQRAYDEAKLNPQEIDYLECHATGTLLGDTTESNSIEGFFGAKNAKPLVGSTKNNVGHLLVAAGMVGITKTILGMSHNVIPATINVSDPMGSENNVISPQNIVRNATPWASKETKRVALSAFGFGGTNSHLILEHNS, via the coding sequence GTGGAAAAAATAGCCATTATCGGATTATCCTGCCTCTTTCCAGACGCAAACAATCCTGAGCAATTTTGGCAGAATCTCAGCGCAGAAAAAGACTCAACTTCTGATATTAGCGTAACCGAATTAGGTTTAGATCCTAGCATATTCTACGATACAACCAAAGGCAAACCGGAAAAATTCTACTTTTTAAAAGGTGGATTTATCCGCAACTTTGACTTTAACCCCAAAGAATATAATTTACCTGGGGAATTTGTCCAAAGTCTGGACAATACTTTTAAATGGTCACTGTATGCAGCTAAACAAGCAATTATTAACAGTGGCTATTGGGGAAATGAATCTGCACTCTCTGAATGTGGCGTAATTTTAGGTACTCTTGCTTTACCAACTAAAGCATCAAATCAATTGTTTGCCCCTATTTATCAGCAAACAATACAACCAGCAATTAGTGAACTTTTACAGGAAAAAGATTTCCGTTTAGGTGGTACATTAACCGCAGCCAAAGCATCCCCCTATAATGCGATGGTTTCCGGTTTACCTGCTGCCATAATTTCCCGTGCTTTCAATCTTTCTGGAACTCATTTCTGTATAGATGCTGCCTGTTCATCATCATTTTATGCCATTAAATTAGCATCCCATTATCTGCAATCAGGTAAAGCAGATTTAATGTTAGCTGGTGCTATTAGTTGTTCAGATCCGTTGTTTTTAAGAATGTTATTTTCGGGTATTCAAGGATATCCAGAAAATGGCATTAGTCGCCCTCTTGATAAGTCATCACGGGGTTTAATTACCTCCGAAGGTATTGGGATGGTAATGCTCAAAAGATATAGTGATGCTGTCAGAGATGGTGACAAAATTCTAGCAACAATCTGCGGTAATGGTTTATCTAATGATGGCAAGGGTAAACATCTTTTAAGTCCTAATGCTCAAGGGCAAATGACTGCCTATCAAAGAGCTTATGACGAAGCAAAACTTAACCCCCAAGAAATAGATTATTTAGAGTGTCACGCAACCGGCACTCTCTTAGGAGATACCACCGAATCTAACTCTATTGAAGGATTTTTTGGCGCGAAAAATGCCAAACCCTTAGTAGGTTCAACTAAAAATAATGTCGGTCATTTACTCGTTGCTGCTGGCATGGTGGGGATAACAAAAACGATTTTAGGAATGTCTCATAACGTTATCCCTGCAACTATTAATGTCAGTGATCCGATGGGTTCTGAAAATAATGTGATATCGCCTCAAAACATAGTCAGAAACGCCACACCTTGGGCGAGTAAAGAAACTAAGCGTGTAGCTTTAAGTGCATTTGGATTTGGTGGAACAAACTCTCATTTAATTCTTGAACATAATTCTTGA